Proteins encoded by one window of Octopus bimaculoides isolate UCB-OBI-ISO-001 chromosome 4, ASM119413v2, whole genome shotgun sequence:
- the LOC106869978 gene encoding collagen alpha-1(XII) chain, with protein MLLKSTVFFLLLFILKESSQVSSDRQCTGKAANIIFVMDSSSSIWSVDYTKQLKFVQNLVNNFDIGADDKAVRVGAITFSTKAHLEFSIDRYSTSEDIQAAVGRIPYRSGVTNTAKALELAKSQIEMKKKLYQAPFILVVITDGMSRDPVATRNTAKSLHKLGVHIYAIGVGASYDVEELKTIASDPIENVYQVGNYSALQGIVKLFGTKTCEDINMVLATTEREAADTTTTTVLSATTTTKATKLPPTTTTTTITAESPSSKVTPEYVNPIQGDQYIEKRDTHTISFGFDIISVGVVDGNTILQFISSILPLNYYGHFSIISEYDCTGTGNNLKSLNIPLMPVTNKTILAAENSIKWYLPGLESIVHQLASSLYKRNLQNAQKGVMGYEVTVLFVDSSKTILTPELKKEVESLKRMGSKVFVIDVGQSNWAKPKLLKGLSSQPSEHYVFKVTTYKDLLDKKRLPPHKFQADCGC; from the exons AATGCACTGGTAAGGCGGCAAATATTATATTTGTCATGGACTCTTCGAGTAGTATTTGGAGTGTTGATTACACGAAACAATTGAAGTTCGTCCAAAATCTTGTCAATAACTTTGATATCGGTGCAGATGATAAAGCCGTTCGTGTGGGTGCAATTACGTTCAGCACTAAGGCTCATCTTGAATTTTCTATTGATCGGTACAGTACGAGTGAGGATATTCAAGCAGCAGTTGGCAGGATTCCTTATCGATCTGGTGTTACTAATACGGCTAAAGCACTAGAGTTAGCCAAAAGTCAgatagaaatgaagaagaaactgtaccaggctccattTATTCTAGTCGTTATTACGGACGGTATGTCACGTGACCCTGTTGCGACAAGAAACACTGCAAAATCCCTTCACAAACTTGGTGTCCATATTTATGCAATTGGTGTTGGAGCAAGTTATGATGTAGAGGAATTGAAGACAATAGCTAGCGACCCAATTGAAAATGTGTACCAAGTTGGTAACTATTCGGCCTTGCAAGGAATAGTGAAACTATTCGGAACAAAAACATGTGAAG atataaatatggTTCTAGCAACTACAGAACGAGAAGCCGCTGACACAACTACCACGACCGTTCTATCAGCAACCACTACTACTAAAGCCACTAAACTACCaccaactactaccaccaccaccatcaccgctgaATCCCCAAGTAGTAAAGTAACCCCTGAGTATGTCAATCCCATTCAAGGAGACCAGTATATTGAGAAACGTGACACTC ATACCATATCATTCGGATTTGATATAATTTCTGTCGGAGTTGTGGACGGTAATACGATATTGCAGTTCATTTCCTCCATACTTCCTCTGAATTACTACGGCCACTTCTCTATTATATCTGAGTATGACTGTACAGGAACTGGAAATAATTTGAAAAGTTTGAATATTCCTCTGATGCCAGTAACTAACAAGACCATTTTAGCTGCTGAAAATTCTATAAAATGGTATCTACCGGGTTTAGAATCTATTGTACATCAACTCGCTTCTAGCCTCTACAAACGCAACCTCCAGAATGCACAAAAAGGTGTGATGGGATATGAAGTTACTGTACTATTTGTGGACTCGTCAAAAACAATATTAACACCTGAACTGAAAAAGGAAGTCGAAAGCCTGAAACGCATGGGTTCTAAAGTGTTTGTGATCGATGTTGGCCAAAGCAATTGGGCGAAACCGAAACTTCTTAAAGGCTTGAGCAGCCAACCGTCAGAGCATTACGTCTTTAAAGTAACAACATATAAAGACTTACTAGATAAAAAACGTCTTCCGCCACATAAATTTCAAGCCGATTGTGGCTGCTaa